The following coding sequences lie in one Arthrobacter sp. PGP41 genomic window:
- the ppsA gene encoding phosphoenolpyruvate synthase produces MGNILWFSEVGMDDVHRVGGKNASLGEMIQNLTAAGVNIPPGFATSADAFRHFLASAGLTDLIERELTDLDVTDVEALAVTGARIRAAIVAAPFPESFEKEIRDAYQTLVAAASENQVSWAVRSSATAEDLPDASFAGQQETFLNVSGIDNILVSVKEVFASLYNDRAIAYRVHHGFTHADVAISAGVQRMVRSDLAASGVMFTMDTETGFQEAVFITSSYGLGEAVVQGAVNPDEFYIYKPGLREGRPAILKRGLGGKAVQMVYAEAESGRNVEFKDVPAELRDQFSISDDEIHELARQALKIEQHYGRPMDIEWGKDGSDGRLYILQARPETVQSRQPAGLLTRYRLLEQGEVLLEGRAIGQRIGAGTVRVLGSLENMSQFQPGEVLVADMTDPDWEPIMKRASAIVTNRGGRTCHAAIIARELGIPAIVGTGNATTALSEGTEVTVSCASGETGLVFEGKLDFEIEENTAEETGELPTKIMMNVGTPEQAFSFARLPHAGVGLARLEFIINRQIGIHPKVLLAMEESGPGQQPGIPETAMAEIRRRMAAYAGPRDYYIQRLAEGIATLGAAFAPHPVIIRLSDFKSNEYANLLGGNQYEPEEENPMIGFRGAARYVSSDFQAAFELECEAVKYVRDIMGLTNIKLMVPFVRTVPEARAVVDLLAANGLNRGANGLEVIMMCELPVNALMADEFLEHFDGFSIGSNDLTQLTLGLDRDSALVAESFDERNQAVKHLISLAIQSCKAQGKYVGICGQGPSDHPDFAEWLVAQGIDSLSLNPDSVVETRARIAAIKIKPLTTV; encoded by the coding sequence GTGGGAAATATTTTGTGGTTTTCGGAAGTAGGCATGGACGACGTTCATCGCGTCGGAGGCAAGAATGCCTCGCTTGGCGAGATGATCCAGAACCTGACCGCCGCCGGCGTCAACATACCTCCCGGGTTTGCAACCTCGGCGGATGCCTTCCGGCATTTCCTTGCCTCCGCGGGTCTGACGGACCTGATCGAGCGAGAGCTCACGGATTTGGACGTTACTGACGTTGAGGCCTTGGCTGTAACTGGCGCCCGCATAAGGGCCGCGATCGTCGCAGCACCCTTCCCCGAATCCTTTGAAAAAGAAATCAGGGACGCGTATCAGACTCTTGTAGCTGCAGCTTCGGAGAACCAGGTCTCCTGGGCCGTACGCTCGAGCGCGACCGCCGAAGACCTTCCTGATGCCTCGTTCGCTGGGCAGCAAGAAACGTTTCTCAACGTTTCCGGTATCGACAACATCCTGGTTTCCGTCAAGGAAGTTTTTGCTTCCCTCTATAACGATCGCGCCATCGCCTACCGTGTCCACCACGGCTTCACACACGCGGATGTAGCCATTTCAGCTGGTGTGCAGCGCATGGTGCGCTCAGATCTCGCGGCATCGGGTGTCATGTTCACCATGGACACCGAGACGGGATTCCAGGAAGCCGTCTTCATCACCTCGTCGTATGGACTGGGCGAAGCAGTGGTTCAGGGTGCGGTGAATCCTGACGAGTTTTACATATACAAACCCGGCCTCCGGGAAGGCCGGCCCGCCATCCTGAAGCGAGGCCTCGGCGGGAAAGCTGTGCAGATGGTTTACGCCGAAGCGGAATCGGGGCGTAACGTCGAATTCAAGGACGTCCCAGCCGAACTCCGTGACCAGTTCAGCATCAGCGATGACGAAATCCATGAACTCGCCCGGCAAGCGCTCAAAATCGAACAGCACTACGGACGCCCCATGGACATCGAATGGGGCAAGGATGGATCCGATGGACGCCTTTACATCCTCCAGGCACGCCCTGAAACGGTCCAGTCCCGGCAACCGGCAGGACTGCTGACAAGGTACCGCCTGTTGGAACAGGGTGAAGTGCTCCTGGAAGGACGCGCGATCGGACAGCGCATCGGCGCCGGAACAGTCCGAGTCCTTGGCTCGCTGGAGAACATGTCCCAGTTTCAGCCAGGAGAGGTCCTTGTCGCCGACATGACCGACCCTGACTGGGAACCGATCATGAAGCGGGCGTCAGCCATCGTCACCAACAGGGGCGGGCGCACCTGCCATGCGGCAATCATCGCCCGTGAACTGGGCATCCCTGCAATCGTAGGCACCGGCAACGCCACCACTGCACTCTCCGAGGGCACGGAAGTGACAGTCTCCTGCGCCAGTGGAGAAACGGGACTCGTTTTTGAAGGAAAGCTCGACTTCGAGATCGAAGAAAATACCGCAGAAGAAACTGGCGAGCTGCCCACAAAGATCATGATGAACGTCGGCACCCCCGAGCAGGCATTCAGCTTCGCCCGGTTACCCCACGCCGGTGTAGGGCTGGCACGGCTGGAATTCATCATCAATCGCCAAATCGGCATCCATCCCAAGGTATTGCTTGCGATGGAAGAAAGCGGCCCGGGGCAACAGCCGGGCATTCCGGAAACCGCCATGGCCGAAATCCGACGCAGGATGGCAGCCTACGCTGGCCCACGCGACTACTACATTCAGCGCTTGGCCGAGGGCATCGCCACACTCGGGGCAGCATTCGCCCCACACCCGGTGATCATCCGGCTCTCAGATTTCAAGTCCAACGAATATGCGAACCTTCTGGGCGGGAATCAGTACGAGCCCGAAGAGGAAAACCCGATGATCGGATTCCGTGGAGCCGCGCGCTATGTCTCTTCCGACTTCCAGGCCGCCTTCGAGCTTGAATGCGAGGCAGTGAAGTACGTGCGCGACATCATGGGGCTAACCAACATCAAACTCATGGTCCCCTTCGTCCGCACGGTGCCTGAGGCGCGCGCCGTTGTTGACTTGCTTGCGGCCAACGGGCTGAACCGTGGGGCAAACGGCCTGGAAGTGATCATGATGTGCGAGCTCCCGGTCAACGCATTGATGGCCGACGAATTCCTCGAACACTTCGACGGATTCTCCATCGGATCCAACGACCTGACCCAGCTCACGCTTGGACTCGACCGGGATTCAGCGCTGGTTGCCGAAAGCTTCGACGAAAGAAACCAGGCCGTAAAACACTTGATCAGCCTTGCCATCCAAAGTTGCAAAGCCCAGGGCAAATACGTCGGGATATGCGGCCAAGGGCCCAGCGATCACCCCGACTTCGCTGAATGGCTCGTGGCCCAGGGGATAGATTCTCTCTCCCTGAACCCTGACAGCGTTGTGGAAACGAGGGCGCGGATTGCTGCCATCAAGATCAAACCACTCACAACTGTCTAG
- a CDS encoding dihydrolipoamide acetyltransferase family protein, giving the protein MAEMPLTMPKMSMTMEEGIMVAWFKGAGDAVAAGEPVCEVTTDKVEMEVESPVDGTLSRIVASPEDVIKVGDPIAFINTEAEDLFGDLLGGQPEPTASLEATDGGAVPENAEAPAAQPAQDSAPASVSRPTAVPLARRLAEQDHLDLATVKGTGPWGAVRVQDIEQLSANSVHPKQVQPTTPARPAQEVVPASQTATVTGVDQGWLRMRTQVAKVMSASAIIPQFTAYADVDLSRLAKVRKTLLGGASWTTILIKAQALALRTHHHLNDYWEDSNVVRNPHIGIGLAVDSERGLLAPVLHNPDLVPLLELNEQVRSTAQAVREGKTSLAALSGGTAVFSNLGSYGVDSFNALLTPRQSTAISCGAVGPKVMATGEDTFGVRTGCTVGLTVDHRIADGADAARYLNTLREILSDPTRLGAIK; this is encoded by the coding sequence ATGGCCGAGATGCCACTGACCATGCCGAAGATGTCCATGACCATGGAAGAAGGCATCATGGTCGCTTGGTTCAAAGGTGCCGGAGATGCCGTCGCTGCCGGAGAGCCCGTATGCGAGGTCACCACGGACAAGGTGGAGATGGAGGTTGAAAGCCCGGTTGACGGAACCTTAAGCCGGATCGTCGCCTCCCCCGAAGATGTCATCAAAGTCGGCGACCCCATCGCTTTCATCAACACCGAGGCCGAAGACCTGTTTGGAGATCTCCTGGGCGGACAGCCAGAACCGACGGCGTCCCTTGAGGCAACCGACGGAGGGGCCGTTCCCGAGAACGCAGAGGCACCGGCCGCTCAACCCGCACAGGACAGCGCCCCGGCGTCCGTCTCCCGCCCAACTGCCGTCCCCCTCGCCCGCCGGCTGGCCGAGCAGGACCACCTCGATCTCGCAACTGTTAAAGGCACCGGTCCGTGGGGCGCGGTCCGCGTCCAGGACATCGAACAACTCTCTGCTAACTCCGTACATCCCAAGCAGGTCCAGCCCACCACGCCGGCGCGCCCAGCACAGGAGGTTGTTCCGGCATCCCAGACGGCGACGGTTACAGGAGTCGACCAAGGCTGGCTGAGGATGCGTACCCAGGTGGCGAAGGTCATGTCGGCGTCCGCGATCATCCCCCAGTTCACCGCATACGCGGATGTGGACCTCAGCAGACTGGCCAAGGTCCGCAAGACTCTCCTTGGAGGGGCAAGTTGGACGACCATTCTCATCAAGGCCCAGGCACTCGCCCTGCGCACGCACCATCATCTGAATGACTACTGGGAGGACTCGAACGTAGTTCGGAATCCCCATATCGGCATCGGGTTGGCCGTTGATTCGGAAAGGGGCCTTTTGGCGCCAGTGCTCCACAACCCGGACCTGGTCCCGCTCCTGGAGTTGAACGAGCAAGTACGTTCAACCGCCCAGGCAGTGCGCGAGGGAAAAACCAGCTTGGCAGCCCTGTCGGGAGGGACCGCGGTGTTTTCGAACCTCGGATCCTACGGCGTCGATTCTTTCAACGCCTTGCTGACCCCCCGTCAGTCCACGGCCATTTCGTGCGGAGCCGTCGGTCCGAAAGTCATGGCCACGGGCGAGGACACTTTTGGGGTGCGGACAGGCTGCACAGTCGGTCTGACCGTGGATCACCGGATCGCCGACGGGGCGGACGCCGCACGTTACCTCAACACCCTGAGGGAGATCCTTTCCGATCCAACCCGACTGGGCGCAATCAAGTAG
- a CDS encoding thiamine pyrophosphate-dependent enzyme → MTQTTADQTALTTHEQAPTLKSAGHVIVDTLVAHGVKRAHVVPGESFLDVLDGLYDSEIETVVCRHEGGASYMAEADGKMHQLPGIAMVTRGPGAANAHVGLHTSWQDSTPMVLFVGLIPFAHRDREAFQEFDIKAWFDSGAKRVMVLDHAERASEIVAEAIFAAMSGRPGPVVVGLPEDVIREQISSELHPPIPVAAGGMTTTDAAALSDALAASKKPLFVTGGNDWTQECADRLTGWLEKHHIPAAAEWRTEGTVPFDSPSYVGPIGYGRPRPTYDLLEETDLLVFVGTVPGDVITDGFVCRQDWNKKNFLVTIDPSLRGRSGPVSYQIVAKPEVFIRDLAKINLPVRDEWTKWTAKMRAEQESFAALPPATPSSGQARMDTLMANLVPTLPRDAMITLGAGEHTNWAHRYFPTQRYASMISARNGSMGYSVPSAIAASLEYPGRRVVTIAGDGEFLMNGQELATAAQYGATPLVIVMDNQEYGTIRSHQEKHYPHRVSGTQLKNPEFALMAQAFGGFGIKVEHDSEIPAAIDAALQAIDHDKVFALVHLVVEQRVRAY, encoded by the coding sequence ATGACGCAGACCACAGCGGACCAAACCGCGCTCACAACCCATGAACAGGCGCCGACCCTGAAATCGGCAGGGCACGTTATCGTGGACACGCTGGTCGCCCATGGAGTCAAACGTGCCCATGTGGTGCCCGGCGAAAGTTTCCTTGATGTCCTCGATGGGCTTTACGACTCTGAAATCGAGACGGTTGTTTGCCGTCACGAAGGCGGGGCAAGCTACATGGCGGAAGCCGACGGCAAGATGCACCAACTTCCGGGCATCGCTATGGTTACCCGTGGGCCGGGGGCAGCAAATGCACACGTGGGCTTGCATACGTCTTGGCAGGATTCCACCCCAATGGTGCTTTTCGTGGGTCTAATCCCATTCGCACACCGAGACCGCGAAGCCTTCCAAGAGTTCGACATCAAGGCGTGGTTCGATAGCGGCGCCAAGCGCGTCATGGTCCTTGACCACGCAGAACGTGCCTCTGAAATCGTCGCTGAAGCCATCTTCGCGGCCATGAGCGGTCGGCCAGGTCCAGTGGTGGTCGGTCTCCCCGAAGACGTCATCCGTGAGCAGATCTCCTCCGAACTGCACCCTCCCATTCCGGTAGCTGCTGGGGGGATGACAACAACGGACGCGGCTGCACTGTCTGACGCCCTTGCAGCGTCCAAAAAGCCGCTCTTCGTCACAGGCGGGAACGACTGGACCCAGGAATGCGCCGACCGCCTCACAGGGTGGCTGGAAAAGCACCACATTCCCGCGGCAGCTGAGTGGCGCACCGAGGGCACGGTCCCGTTCGACTCACCGTCCTACGTTGGGCCCATAGGTTACGGGCGGCCCCGCCCCACATATGACCTACTCGAAGAAACGGACTTGCTGGTTTTTGTGGGCACGGTCCCCGGGGACGTTATAACGGACGGCTTCGTCTGTCGGCAGGATTGGAACAAGAAGAACTTCCTCGTCACCATCGACCCCTCGCTCCGCGGCCGTTCCGGTCCAGTTTCCTACCAAATCGTCGCCAAACCGGAGGTCTTCATCCGGGACTTGGCCAAGATCAACCTTCCCGTCAGAGACGAATGGACGAAGTGGACGGCCAAAATGCGCGCTGAACAGGAATCCTTCGCAGCGCTGCCCCCGGCCACACCCTCTTCCGGCCAGGCACGGATGGATACATTAATGGCGAACCTTGTGCCCACGCTGCCTCGGGACGCCATGATCACGTTAGGGGCGGGCGAGCACACCAACTGGGCACACCGCTACTTTCCCACGCAGCGCTACGCGTCCATGATCAGCGCCCGGAACGGCTCCATGGGGTATTCCGTTCCCTCCGCGATCGCAGCCTCCCTGGAATACCCCGGCAGACGGGTCGTCACCATCGCTGGAGACGGCGAGTTCCTCATGAATGGACAAGAACTTGCCACAGCTGCCCAATATGGGGCAACACCGCTCGTGATTGTGATGGACAACCAAGAATACGGAACCATCCGCAGCCACCAGGAAAAGCACTACCCGCACCGGGTCTCAGGCACCCAGCTCAAAAACCCTGAATTTGCGCTCATGGCCCAGGCCTTCGGAGGTTTTGGCATAAAAGTCGAACATGATTCCGAGATTCCCGCTGCTATAGACGCTGCACTTCAGGCAATCGACCATGACAAAGTGTTCGCACTTGTCCACCTCGTGGTCGAGCAGAGGGTCAGAGCCTACTAG
- a CDS encoding NAD-dependent succinate-semialdehyde dehydrogenase has translation MTVSEISAAITQAREASLLASVPTGLLINGEWRDASDGGTFDVHDPATGQVLATLASATSEDAIAALDAADAAQASWARTAPRTRAETLRRAFDLVTERAEDFALLMTLEMGKPLAEARGEVTYGAEFLRWFSEETVRDYGRYLTTPEGKNKILVQHKPVGPCLLITPWNFPLAMATRKVAPAIAAGCTMVLKPAKLTPLTAQYFAQTMLDAGLPAGVLNVVASSSASGISGPLLKDSRLRKVSFTGSTPVGKRLMADAAQNVLRTSMELGGNAPFIVFEDADLDAAVEGAMAAKMRNMGEACTAANRFLVHETIAAEFTAKFAKAMGALATGRGTDPTTKVGPLIDAGARDDVHALVSAAVDAGAVAVTGGAPLDGPGYFYQPTVLANVPNNAAILGQEIFGPVAPVTTFSTEEEAIRLANASEYGLASYLYSKDFNKLLRVAEQIEFGMVGFNAGVISNAAAPFGGVKQSGLGREGGSEGIAEYTTTQYIGIADPYGG, from the coding sequence ATGACTGTCTCCGAGATCTCCGCTGCCATCACCCAGGCGCGTGAGGCGTCCCTGCTCGCCTCGGTGCCCACGGGCCTGCTCATCAACGGGGAGTGGCGGGACGCGTCCGACGGCGGCACGTTCGACGTGCACGACCCCGCCACCGGGCAGGTCCTCGCCACCCTCGCCTCAGCCACGAGCGAGGATGCGATCGCCGCGCTTGACGCCGCTGACGCCGCCCAAGCGTCCTGGGCCCGCACCGCACCCCGGACCCGTGCCGAAACCCTCCGCCGGGCCTTCGACCTCGTGACCGAACGGGCCGAGGACTTCGCGTTGCTGATGACCCTGGAAATGGGCAAGCCCCTGGCCGAAGCCCGCGGCGAAGTCACCTACGGCGCCGAGTTCCTGCGCTGGTTCTCCGAAGAAACCGTCCGCGACTACGGGCGCTACCTCACCACCCCCGAGGGCAAAAACAAGATCCTCGTCCAGCACAAACCAGTCGGCCCCTGCCTGCTCATCACCCCCTGGAACTTCCCCCTCGCGATGGCCACCCGCAAAGTCGCCCCCGCCATCGCCGCCGGCTGCACCATGGTCCTCAAACCCGCCAAACTCACCCCGCTGACCGCCCAGTACTTCGCCCAGACCATGCTCGACGCCGGCCTGCCCGCCGGCGTCCTCAACGTCGTCGCCTCCTCCTCCGCATCCGGGATCTCCGGCCCGCTGCTGAAGGACTCCCGCCTCCGGAAGGTGAGCTTCACCGGCTCCACCCCGGTCGGCAAACGACTCATGGCCGACGCCGCACAAAACGTGCTCCGGACTTCCATGGAGCTGGGCGGGAACGCGCCGTTCATCGTATTCGAGGACGCCGATCTCGACGCCGCCGTCGAAGGCGCGATGGCAGCGAAGATGCGGAACATGGGCGAAGCCTGCACCGCCGCCAACCGCTTCCTCGTTCACGAAACCATAGCCGCCGAGTTCACCGCCAAGTTCGCCAAAGCGATGGGCGCCCTTGCCACCGGCCGCGGCACCGACCCCACCACCAAAGTCGGCCCACTCATCGACGCCGGGGCACGCGACGACGTGCACGCCCTGGTCAGTGCCGCCGTCGACGCCGGAGCAGTAGCCGTAACCGGCGGCGCACCGTTGGACGGGCCCGGCTACTTCTACCAGCCCACCGTCCTCGCCAACGTGCCCAACAACGCAGCGATCCTGGGCCAGGAAATCTTCGGCCCCGTTGCCCCAGTCACTACCTTCAGCACCGAGGAAGAAGCCATCCGGCTGGCGAACGCATCCGAGTACGGACTCGCGTCCTACCTCTACAGCAAGGATTTCAACAAGCTGCTGCGGGTGGCCGAGCAGATAGAGTTCGGCATGGTCGGCTTTAACGCCGGCGTCATCTCCAACGCCGCAGCACCCTTCGGCGGGGTCAAACAATCCGGCCTGGGCCGCGAAGGCGGATCAGAAGGCATCGCCGAGTACACCACCACCCAATACATCGGCATCGCAGACCCCTACGGCGGCTAA
- a CDS encoding pyruvate, water dikinase regulatory protein, which translates to MNHPLARPVFFLSDSTGITAETLGNTLLTQFPQERFDRDTIPFVTSQEQAIEAVAMIDRLADTGPRPIIFSTAVNSEIRAILSRSGGLLIDFFGTHIGGLEATLNSPASGEPGQAHGLGNVARYQSRMAAVEYALEHDDGQSIRALEHAELILLAPSRCGKTPTTMYLALQHGLLAANFPLVEEDFERGMLPPLLLPHLSKCFGLTSDPVRLSQIRSERRRESKYASLRQCRYEVREAEEMYLAKNIPYVNSASMSVEEIAATILQRMHLHH; encoded by the coding sequence GTGAACCATCCACTCGCACGACCAGTGTTCTTTCTCTCGGACAGTACGGGGATCACTGCGGAGACCCTCGGCAACACGCTTCTCACCCAATTCCCTCAGGAACGATTTGACAGGGACACCATTCCCTTCGTCACCTCACAGGAACAAGCAATTGAAGCGGTTGCCATGATTGACCGCCTGGCTGACACCGGGCCCCGCCCAATCATCTTCTCCACAGCCGTCAACAGCGAAATACGGGCAATCCTCAGCCGCAGCGGGGGGCTGCTTATCGATTTCTTCGGGACCCACATCGGAGGACTTGAAGCAACCCTAAACAGCCCCGCTAGCGGTGAACCCGGGCAAGCACATGGTCTTGGGAATGTCGCTAGATACCAATCCAGGATGGCTGCGGTCGAATATGCTCTCGAGCACGATGACGGTCAGTCGATCCGCGCGCTGGAGCACGCTGAATTAATTCTTCTCGCACCGTCCCGCTGCGGGAAAACTCCTACCACCATGTATCTCGCGCTGCAGCATGGCCTCCTCGCGGCCAACTTCCCGCTCGTAGAAGAAGACTTCGAAAGGGGCATGCTTCCACCCCTGTTGCTTCCACATCTCAGCAAGTGCTTTGGGCTAACTTCTGACCCGGTACGCCTGAGCCAAATCCGCAGCGAACGCCGCCGCGAATCAAAGTATGCCTCCTTGCGGCAGTGCCGATACGAAGTGCGCGAGGCGGAGGAAATGTATCTTGCGAAGAATATCCCCTACGTCAACTCAGCAAGCATGTCGGTGGAGGAAATTGCGGCCACCATCCTCCAGCGAATGCACCTTCATCATTGA
- a CDS encoding serine hydrolase domain-containing protein, producing the protein MTALNANDCPPLAGTVLKQLQNWPGDPSLAVVGENGILGGHDSGRVYRFASVTKLLTALTVLDAAESGVIALTDPAGPKGSTVLHLLAHASGVNFEDGRVKAPAGSRRIYSNAGIDIAAEHLTATSGKDFKDEMWDRVLEPLGMRHTTLRGAPSKGAEGTIADVALLAQELLQPMLFPGSVERLSSLAFPGLSGFLPGFGHHADNDWGAGAEIRGTKSPHWTSPDNSPTAFGHFGVSGSFLWVDRDAGLACAALSTVDFDTWAARSWPETSTAVLRSYALPKRRIPAAVSAGMPQPTT; encoded by the coding sequence ATGACCGCACTAAACGCCAATGACTGTCCTCCCCTGGCGGGCACAGTCCTGAAACAACTGCAAAACTGGCCCGGAGATCCTTCTCTGGCCGTAGTCGGAGAGAATGGGATTCTCGGTGGTCACGATTCCGGCCGAGTTTATCGGTTCGCGTCTGTCACGAAGCTACTAACTGCTCTGACCGTGCTCGACGCGGCAGAGAGCGGTGTCATCGCGCTCACTGATCCAGCCGGACCTAAAGGTTCCACTGTTCTGCATCTGTTGGCACACGCCTCAGGTGTGAACTTTGAAGACGGCAGGGTTAAAGCTCCCGCCGGATCCCGAAGAATCTACTCCAATGCAGGGATCGACATTGCCGCGGAGCACCTTACTGCCACGAGCGGCAAAGATTTCAAGGACGAAATGTGGGACCGAGTACTGGAGCCTTTGGGCATGCGGCACACCACACTGCGCGGCGCACCGTCCAAAGGCGCTGAAGGGACAATTGCTGATGTGGCGCTGCTGGCTCAGGAGCTGCTGCAGCCGATGTTGTTTCCTGGCTCTGTAGAGAGGCTCTCATCCCTCGCCTTCCCTGGCTTGTCCGGCTTCCTTCCAGGCTTTGGACACCATGCCGACAATGACTGGGGTGCAGGAGCTGAAATCCGAGGGACCAAGTCTCCCCACTGGACCAGCCCGGATAACTCGCCCACAGCCTTCGGACATTTCGGCGTCAGCGGCAGCTTCCTGTGGGTGGACCGCGATGCAGGACTGGCTTGCGCTGCACTCTCGACTGTGGATTTTGATACTTGGGCAGCCCGCTCATGGCCTGAGACCTCGACGGCCGTACTGCGCTCGTACGCCCTCCCGAAACGTAGGATTCCGGCAGCTGTATCTGCAGGCATGCCTCAGCCCACGACTTGA
- the lipA gene encoding lipoyl synthase, with protein MSVVPEGRRLLRVEARNAATPLERKPEWMRSRVKTGPSFVGLKKLVQREGLHTVCEEAGCPNIFECWEDKEATFLIGGSQCTRRCDFCQIDTGKPDPLDLTEPVKVAESVRTMGLKYATVTGVARDDQADEGAWLYAETIRQIHSLNPGTGVEILIPDFTGHRPLIQQVIDARPEVFAHNVETVPRIFKSIRPAFRYERSLDVIRQGQENNMVTKSNLILGMGETRQEISETLQELHEAGCDLITINQYLRPSPRHHPVARWVKPEEFVDLRREAEEIGFLGVMSGPLVRSSYRAGRLWAEASSKKGHKLPNQPANLQG; from the coding sequence GTGAGTGTGGTGCCAGAAGGCCGGCGTTTGCTGCGCGTGGAAGCGCGCAACGCCGCTACACCTCTCGAACGCAAACCCGAGTGGATGAGAAGTAGGGTCAAGACCGGGCCGAGTTTCGTTGGACTAAAGAAACTGGTGCAGCGGGAAGGCCTCCACACGGTTTGCGAGGAGGCGGGGTGCCCCAACATTTTCGAGTGCTGGGAAGACAAAGAAGCAACGTTCCTGATCGGCGGCTCGCAATGCACGAGACGCTGCGACTTCTGCCAAATCGATACGGGAAAGCCGGACCCGCTTGATCTGACGGAACCGGTTAAAGTCGCGGAGTCCGTGCGGACCATGGGCCTAAAATACGCCACAGTCACTGGAGTCGCCCGGGACGATCAGGCCGACGAGGGAGCCTGGCTATACGCCGAAACCATCCGCCAGATCCATTCTCTAAACCCGGGAACCGGTGTGGAAATACTCATTCCTGACTTCACCGGGCACCGCCCGCTCATCCAACAGGTCATCGACGCCCGCCCCGAAGTTTTCGCTCACAACGTGGAGACAGTCCCACGGATTTTCAAGTCGATTCGTCCCGCCTTCCGCTATGAGCGATCCCTGGATGTCATCCGGCAAGGCCAAGAGAACAACATGGTCACAAAGTCCAACCTCATACTCGGCATGGGCGAGACGCGTCAGGAGATATCCGAGACGCTACAGGAACTGCATGAGGCGGGATGCGATCTGATCACCATAAATCAGTACCTCCGCCCAAGCCCCAGGCACCATCCTGTTGCCCGCTGGGTCAAACCCGAGGAATTCGTCGACCTTCGTAGAGAGGCAGAGGAAATCGGATTCCTAGGGGTCATGAGCGGACCCTTAGTTCGTTCCTCATACCGGGCCGGTCGGTTGTGGGCAGAAGCCTCGAGCAAAAAAGGCCACAAACTTCCTAACCAACCTGCAAATCTCCAGGGATAA
- a CDS encoding alpha-ketoacid dehydrogenase subunit beta produces MANEAVEQHNQQVQTMTYSEAIRSALGQAMDEDPTVFMMGEDIGVYGGAFGVTGELIKKVGKERLRDTTISELGTVGAGVGAAMTGMKPIVEIQFSDFTAQAMDQIANQAAKIHFMLGGAVNVPLVIRAPGGSGTGAAAQHSQSLEAWFAHIPGLKVVMPSTPAEAKGLLLSAIDDPNPVIVIEHKLLYRTSGPVPVAAERTPLGVAKVRRHGSDITILATGIEVSRALEAAEELAAAGIEATVIDPRTLKPLDEETILKSVMETGRVLLVQEAVRTLGFMSEVAAIISESEAFVHLRAPIKRLAGLDIPIPYAPQLEKASVPQTDDIVKAALQMVKEW; encoded by the coding sequence GTGGCTAATGAAGCAGTAGAACAACACAACCAACAAGTCCAGACGATGACCTACTCCGAAGCAATCCGCAGTGCGCTCGGACAGGCCATGGACGAAGACCCCACTGTCTTCATGATGGGTGAAGACATTGGAGTGTACGGCGGTGCGTTCGGTGTTACTGGAGAGCTCATCAAGAAAGTTGGCAAAGAGCGCCTGAGAGACACCACCATCAGCGAACTCGGCACTGTCGGCGCCGGTGTCGGTGCTGCCATGACCGGCATGAAACCAATCGTCGAAATCCAGTTTTCTGATTTCACGGCCCAGGCTATGGACCAGATTGCCAACCAGGCCGCCAAGATCCATTTCATGCTCGGCGGCGCGGTCAACGTACCCCTGGTTATCCGGGCACCGGGCGGATCGGGCACGGGGGCTGCGGCACAGCACTCACAGAGCCTTGAAGCGTGGTTTGCTCACATCCCAGGCCTGAAAGTCGTCATGCCGTCGACACCGGCTGAGGCGAAGGGCCTACTCCTGTCAGCCATTGACGACCCCAACCCGGTCATCGTAATCGAGCACAAACTGCTGTACCGCACCAGCGGCCCGGTGCCGGTAGCGGCCGAACGCACGCCCCTGGGCGTCGCCAAGGTACGCCGTCATGGGTCGGACATCACAATCCTCGCAACCGGCATCGAAGTATCACGCGCTCTTGAAGCAGCCGAAGAGCTGGCGGCCGCCGGCATCGAAGCAACCGTCATCGATCCCAGAACCCTGAAACCCCTGGATGAAGAGACCATTCTGAAGTCGGTGATGGAGACCGGACGTGTCCTCCTGGTTCAGGAAGCAGTACGGACGCTGGGTTTCATGTCCGAAGTCGCTGCCATCATCTCCGAGTCGGAAGCGTTCGTTCACCTGCGGGCGCCCATCAAGAGGCTCGCAGGACTGGACATCCCCATCCCTTACGCCCCTCAACTCGAGAAGGCGTCGGTGCCCCAAACCGACGACATCGTCAAGGCGGCGCTCCAGATGGTAAAGGAGTGGTGA